The region GAAGACTACTCAATTGTGGAGTTAATCAATACATCTTGTGGGGATGAACTGGTAGGAACGCATTTGTACAATTTTGTCATGCCGCTTTTGCGATATCGAACCAATGATTATGTGACCTCATTGTCAGATAATTGTAGTTGTGGCTCGGCTTTTCGTATGGTGGCTAAAATTCTGGGACGGAACTACGGGTATATTTTAACGCCGGAGGGGTATCGTATTTCTATCACGAATCATATTCCACGCGGGGTCGATAATCTTCTGGAAACCCAGTTTTGTCAGGAGAAGCAGGGAGAGTTGATTATCAATGTTCTGACCAACGGCAAGTTTTCAGAACAGGATCGCAAGCGTTTGGTGCAAAATACGCTGGCCCATACCTCTCCCAGCATGCGCGTCATCGTGAAGGAGGTTGATGGCATTCCCAGAGGGCCCAACGGCAAGTTTATCAACATTATCAACAAATTGGAGGCAATGAACTAGATGAAAGCATCTTTTAAAGTTCAATGCTGGCTGAAGCGATTGTATCGCCGGGGGTTTCGGTTTCAAAAGTATTTGCAGATGCTCAGGCATAGCCAGTTTCATACACCGGAGCAGTTGCGGCAGTATCAGAATCAAGCGCTCCATAAAATGGTGAGTCACTGCTACAAGAATGTGCCGTTTTATCAGGACTTGTTTCGCTCACTCAGGATGCTGCCTGGTGATATTAAAACGCCCGCGGATCTGAGGAAGTTGCCTTTTCTGGACAAGAAGACCGTGCAGGAAAATTACGATAAACTGATTTCAAAAAAGCACTATAATTTTTTGTGCAATATGGGGACCACCAGCGGAAGCACCGGCATGCCCGGCAGGTTTATTCGTGATTATGACGCCATTAATTTCGAGCATGCCATCGTGTGGCGACACTGGCAGAATAGTGGCGATTTTGGAAAGCGGCGTATTTCCCTGCGGGGTGAAATCATTGTTCCCGCGGCCCAGACCCATCCTCCATTTTGGCATTACAATTCAGCCAATCAGGAACTTCAGATGTCGAGTTATCATCTGTCTCGCGATAATAGCGTGCATTACATTGACAAGATTCTGGAGTTTCAGCCCCGGGTTTTATACTGTGGGCCCTCCATGGGATACGTGCTGGCCAAGTTCTTCAAATACCATCAGGTGGACTATCGCTTTGACGCCATTTTTACTTCTTCAGAATCGTTGGAAGCGGATGTTCGCGCTTACATTGAAACCGTTTTTCAGAGCCCGATTATTGACTGGTATGGCCAGGCTGAGCGGGTGGTGGCCATTGGCGAGAACAGGGTCTGTCGTTGCTACCATATACAGGAAGATTACTCGATTGTTGAGTTTCTTTCTACCTCGGAGCAGAATCGCTATGAGCTGGTCGGGACGCAGCTTCATAATTATGTAATGCCCCTGTTGCGTTATCGTACATTTGATTATGTTGACTCCCGATCCGGGCTGATTCCCGATGTCGCCTGTCAATGCGGCTCTCACTTCAGAACCGTTGAGCGCATTTTGGGTCGTTCGTACGGTTACCTGTTGACGCCTGAGGGATACCACATCGCGATTACCGCTCATATTCCCGTTGGGGTTGACAATGTGATCGAGGCCCAGTTTTATCAGGAAAAAATTGGTGAAGTGACTTTGAAAGTATTGACCAACGGGCGTTTTACCGAGATGGATCGGGAGCGACTGGTTTCTAATACGTTAAAGCATACCTCTCCATTTATGAAGGTGAATGTAGTTGAAGTGGATGACATACCACGAGGCCCAAACGGCAAGTTTATCAACATTATCAACAAGATGTCCTTGAATTGAAAGTGGTGAATTATGTCTCAGAGGGTCTGTTTAGTGAATCCTGAAGTGCTGATGATTGGTACCCATCCCGACTCCCGAGGGGGTATTTCTTCCGTGATTCGTATGTACGAGACCGGGGGATTATTTGATCGGGTTCTGTATTTGGCCTCTTACCGGGATGGCTCTGCCTGGAAGAAGATCTTGGTTTACTGTGTTTTTCTGGCTCGATTCTTCAAGGTGTTATTGACAATGCCTTCCATTCAGGTAGTTCATGTTCATACGGCCTCCTACTTTAGTTTTTTGCGGAAGTCTATTGTGGTTTTATTGTCGGCGCTGTTTGGCAAAAAGGTCATTTTACACGTCCACGGCGCGGAGTTTATTCTCTTTTATCAGAACGGTTCGCGCCTTTTGAAATTTTATATTCGGTCCGTGTTGAGTAAGTGTCACTGTTTACTGGCTTTATCTTATCAGTGGCAAAGGGACCTAAAGCGGATTTCTCCGACTGCTGATATTCGGGTGGTTTATAACCCCACCATTGTTCGATCGCCGAGCCAGGAGGACAGGGCGTCAGACGCTCGTTCTCCGGTCAGGTTTCTTTTTATGGGACGCATTGGAAGGCGTAAAGGCGTTTACGACATACTGGACGCATTGCAGTATATTCAAGCCAGAAATTTTGAGATCCACATGTATGGTGATGGCGACCTGGCCACTGTGGAGGCGTTGATTCAAAAGAACCGCTTACAGCGGCAAGTCAAGCTGTATGGCTGGATCGATGGTGAGGCCAAGGATGCGGCCTTCCGGCAGGCCGATGTTCTGTTACTGCCCTCTTACAACGAGGGGCTGCCCATTTCCGTTCTGGAAGCCCTGTCGTATGGATTGCCTGTTCTGTCCACCTGTGTCGGTGGTATTTCAGAAGCTGTGGAACAGGGGGTAAACGGTTTACTGATTGAACCGGGTCAGTGCAAAGTGTTGGCTGAGCATATCGAGCGCTTGAGCGCTTCGGCCACCATTCGTAAGCGGATGGGACACTCCGGCTACCAGCTGGCCAAATCCCGCTTTGATCTTCCCATTATTATTGAGCAATTAGAGGCTTTATACCGTGAGTTTACTAAGTTTGAATGAGTCGGTGGAAACACCCTTGGAGACACTACCGGAGGCCCTGGTTTCTTTTGAGGTTACCGATTCTCCGTTTTCAAAGTTTAATCTGTTGCCCCGGGTAAAATTGGTTTTGAAATACGTTCAATCGTATAACTATGAGGGGTATGATTTATTTGACGGCTTGAATAGCCCGTTTTTGAAATCCACGGTGTTCTATCGCAGTCGTTATTTTCGGCTTGCCCTGATTCAGTTTTGCAAGCAGTCTCCCGTCAACCTGCGACCCTTATTAGGCGTTGCCAGAGGGTTTAACCCCAAAGGGGGCGCTCTTTTTTTGATGGGACTGATTCAACTGTTCGAAGCCTATGGTGAGGAAACTTACAGCAATGAGGCCTACATTCTCTTTCAGCGTTTAAGGCATCAGGTTCAGACACGCTTGATTGGGAATGCCTGGGGGTATAATTTTGATTGGCAGGCCCGGGCTTTTTTTGTCCCGGAGGGAACGCCGAATCTGGTGACATCGGTTTTTGTCGGACGGGCTATGCTGGCCTATTATCGGTGCTTTCACGATCCGCAAGCCCTGGAACTGGCATTGGGAGTCACTGATTTTATATTGAGCGAAATGATATGCCATGAGGATGCCCACCTGCTTTGCTTTCGCTACATCCCGGCCAAAGATACGCAGGTTCATAACGCCAACTTGCTGGCCGCATCTTATCTGGCAGAGACTTTGTCCTTTTTCTCTGGCAACAGAGCGTTAATGATTCGCCAAAAAATACTGAAGGCGGTTCGCTTTTCGGTCGCTGATATTCATCCGGAGGGTTCCTGGCCTTATGGCACCCTTTCGTTTCATCGTTGGGTGGATAATTTTCACACCGGTTTCAACATCGAAAGTCTGCAAACGATTCAGGACTGCCTACAACTGGATGACTTCACGGCAGTGCTTGATTCGGTGATTGCCTATTATCTGGATCATTTGTTTGATGACGCCGGTTTGCCCAAATATTACAGCAATCACCTGTATCCTGTGGACGTGCATGTTCTGGCTGAATCGATTATTATTCTGCGGCTTCTGCGGGAATGCGGGTATCCGGGTAAACCCGTCCGAAGACTGCTGATTGAGAAAAGTCTTATTGATCTTCTGGTTCAGTTTCAGGACGAAGCGGGCTATTTTTACTATCAAAAGTTGTCTCGTGGCTGGAATAAAATTCCATACATCCGCTGGGGGCAAGCCTGGATGTTCTATGCCCTGTCCGGGTGCCTGAGACCATGAGGCTCAGGCTGTATCTTTTGCGAACAGGACAACGGGCACTGTTTTCAGCAGGAGTTTAAAATCCAGCCACAGGCTCCACTTGCGGATGTACTCACAATCCAGTTCGACCACCTGATCAAATTCTTTAATGCTTGAACGTCCATTGACCTGCCATAACCCGGTTAGACCCGGTAGTGTGGCGAACCGGAAGTAATGCCAGTGCTTATAATGCTGAAGTTCCGTTTTAATGGGTGGCCTTGGTCCAACCAGACTCATATCACCCTTTAAAACGTTCAATAGCTGGGGCAGTTCATCAATGCTGAATTTGCGGAGCCATTTTCCAACTCGGGTGACTCTGGGATCATGCTGCATTTTGAACATGCCGTTGCTGATTTCATTGCTGTCTAATAGCTGGTACAGAAGTTTTTCTGCATTTATATGCATGCTTCTGAATTTGTAAATTTCAAATTCTTTTCCGTTCACGCCGACCCGTTTTTGCTTGTATATGACTGGACCTTGTGATTCCATGCGGATGATAAGCCCCACCAGCAGCAAGAGGGGAAGAATCATCAACAACCCCAAGCCGCTGCCGAGATAGTCGATACCTCGTTTGATGAACCACTGACAGGGCTTGAGATCATAAACATTGTAATTGATGGCGATAGAAAGTGGATCTTCGTAGGTCCTGTGAAAGTCTGATGTGCTTGTCTTTCGCGCTTCTTCCGCGATGTTTTTGAAAGGTACCCGTAAAGTCTCGGTGGACATTATCAGAACTCCTTAACAGCAGTCATCCAAAACGAATTGAGCAACGGATCGGTTGCTTGAGGCAATAGGCACTTTGTGGCAATTGCTAATTTATTCTTTATCGCTGCAATACAGTGGGCAGTGTAAACACTACCTTTTTGAATTGGTCTCAGGTTATTTTAAAAATTGAGTGCCGGATATTCTCTGTTCGTTTATGTAACTTTAGACAGATGTCTATCGATTATTCCATCTTGTTTCGATCACGCTTCGACTACGTTTCGATCAGTTTCGAACAATGGTAGATCTGTAGTCCACCTGCGGAATGGTTGAGCTATGCAGGATTGAGTTGTGAATTATAAAGACTCGCTTCAAGATCCATTCCCGAATGGATGTTCGTTTTGACTTTGATTTTTATCCTTTTGAGTAGACGTTTTTCGTTTAGTGAGCATTTCAAAAAGTCTCCTGAATCAAAATAGGTCAGTTTAGTGCTGAGGTTTCAGGTGGGCTTGTCAAAAAAAATAAAAATTTATACTATAAGAAGAAAATAGAGTCCAAGTTTTTGATTTCTGAGTAGTTCTTGAGTGTTTAAGGTGTGAAGCTCTTCGTTTCATTGCTTATGTACGACAGGTGAGCCAAACATAGGAAGTGAATATATGTTTTTGTTGTTTTGCCGTCATCGGTTTTTGGCAGTAGTTTGCCTTGTTTTTACCGCTTCTCAAATCAGCCTGGTTCTCCCGGGCCCTGTTTATGCCGATACCAGTTGGACTGAACTCCTCAAGCCTCTGGTAAAGGATGTCATTGTTCCGGGGGCCAGTGCAGGCATGAAAAAATTGCTGGAGAAGAAGATGAAAGTCAAGCTGGATAACAGCTCCGGGTTTTCAACCAGCTCCGGGTCCGACAGTGTTATGACAATGCCTGAGGAGCCATCCGTATCGGATGGGGGCGGGCTGATTTCAATGCCTGAAGAGCCGACCTATAGCGCTTCCTGGGACAAGGATTCGAATGGCGGAGGGGCCTTGTCCACCCCTCCACCGCCAGTAGAAACCCCTTAGCAATATTGCCTGCTTGGTGTTATGCCGGGTTTTACCTTGCGCTAGGGTTGCAGTCTCCCTTGTGCTGGTGGATCTATAAACCTCAGCTGTATAATGCGCCATGATCTTGATTTTCAGGAATGCAGGGTTTTGGAATTCAGGGTTCGAGTCCGGGACTCGGACTTTGAGGCCAGGAAGGAAGGCGTTTGAGGCGGCTTTTTCTCAGAGACTATTCGAAAAGCTTCCATTCTGGGCGTCTACTGCCTTCGTGTGCTGCTCAGCTTCGTTACTTATCAGTATAAGCGCCTTGCTTGCGCTGCTCCGGCCTTGTAGCCTTACCGGACTAATTACTTTTCGGATAGTCTCTCAGAGCAGTCTTATAGGAGTGTCTTTCTTGTGAAACATTGCTCTACTGGGTAATATATGTTGGATTGCTTTTCGCCAATATTAGGTGTGGTTGTTGTGGTTTGTTCTATCTGAAAGTGGGTAGTAATGCCAGATTCCAAGTGTTCTTGCTGTCATAGCAGCTCTGTGGTCAACAAGGCTGTCGAACTAAGGCAAATTAATACGGTTACCATGGTGCTGGCCAGTTCCATGCACCATACGGAGCGAGAATGTTTGCATTGCGGGCATATTGAAATTTTGGAGTCTCACAGCCTGACCGCCGTTTAAGCCTGTTTTTATTCTTGTCATGATTTGGGTTGAGTATTCGTCTATGGCGGGCTGCCAAAACTGTTTGCCAAAAAAGTCTGATTTTCGCAGATTTTGAGGTGCCTGAACGAATGGCGGTAAGGCCAGACTTATACAGTGGCTGTGGTTTGACAGGGGTCAATGTGATTTAAAGTCACGTTCTTGTTTGTGTGCGTTGTGTTTCTGACTGGACTCTTTCCATCGTTTATTTTACCGTTTTGCCGACGCTTTCCGATGGGTGCGCTTGCGGCTGTCGATTGAATTCGCTTTGGAATAATTTTTGGTGGGGCTCCCTCTAGAAAATGTTTGTAACTATTTGAGCAAAGCGAGTGAAGGATAGATGCTGAGTAATCCTATCATAAGCAGTTCCACAGTTTGTTTGAGCGGAGCGCAGTTTTACAAGCGAGTTGTGGAGGCAGCTTTGTCTGATTTTTTGTTTACTTGGGTTTACCAGATGCTTAACGCCAGTCAATAGCCGCCCCGGAACGAGGCGGCTATTGATGCTGATTGACCGTATTGGTTATTACGGGATGTCAATGCTGCCGTTGAAGCTGGTTGTGGCAGGAAATGTATTGGTATTGAACCGTGGACCGTCCGCTTCATTTGGGCTGAAGAAGGCGTTTCCGTTCGCCGTGATCAGCCCATTGTTGCTGAAGGTACCGGTTGCGTGCCGACCAATGATGGTGCCACCCAGGGCCAGCGAAGGATTCTGGGCCCCTTGCTGACCATTGCGATAGGTTAATGAGTCTGATTGAATGCGTCCATTATTGGTCAGATTGCGATTGGCCAGCAGGTAGATTTTGGCCCCGATCTGGGCTCCGTTGAGGAATTTTGGCCAGTCAATGGGTGGGTTTTGCCGCAGTGGTGGGTGAATGTCGAAAAAGATTTCATTACTCTGGATTTTTCCAGTGTTGGCATTCACGATATCCCGACCCGCTTTGAATATGGAACTGCCCGAGTGCGAGAAGTCATATTTGGGGCCACTGGTGTTGAACGCCGACAATAACGCCTTGTTGGGACCGATGGTAATGAAATCGTTATTGTTGGTGATGTCCTGGGTTGCGGCCAGATGGATACTGCCACCGGTTCGCAAGCCGCGGGTCATGGTGATTTGATTGTTGGTGATACTGCCATTGGCCAGCCAGCTGATATGACCGCCGCCCAGCGAGAATGTCAAATCGTGGAAGCCCTCTCCCACCAGGTGAACACCGGGTGTCCACAGCGTGTTGTTCTGGATGTTGCCATTGTTTAGGATGGTATGTGTATTCAGGGTGAAAAAGAGTGGATTGGTGTTGGAATTGGTCAGGTTATTGTTAAGCGCCAGTCCACTGGCCTGACTGGCCAGTATCAGGTTACTGGCGCCTTCAGCGTTAGCCAGGGCGGCGCCGTTGCCACCACTGCTGCCGCCCGGGTTGCTGACGGTACGAATGGCACTGTCATTCAACCGATCGGTGAGGTTGGTGAACAGGGTGCCCGTCCCGTTGTTCTGTGTGAGCAGCAGCCCATTTTCAGCGTGCCGCACGTATTCATTACGCCGGGTGGTCAGCAGGTTCACGTTATTGCCGGTTGTGGCGCTTCCCGCAGTGGCCGGGGTCGATCCGGTCTGGACGGTGCTGACGTTATTCAACACGGTTGTTTCTCTGAATGACGCACTACCACTGTTGCCGAGTCCACCGGCCCGCGTGGATACATTGCTGAAGCCACCGGGATTCACTGTCAGCACAGCCCCGGCTGCCCCACCGTTCCCACCTGCTCCGGCGTTGGCTGTGGCATTGGCGATGGGGTTGCCAGTGGTGCTAAGGGCTTTGCTGTCGGCCCAGGCGTTGCCGCCTCGTCCGCCTTGTCCACCATTGGCGCTGATCGATCCGGTTCCGGTGGGATTGTTATTGCCGCTGAAGACAACCAGTCCCCCCCGGCCCCCTTGTCCACCGGCGCCCCCGTTGGAGGTGGCGTTGGCGGTGGGTGTTCCCCCGACGGATGATTCAATGTCGAAGCTGTTGGCGTGTCCGCCGCCGCCGCCAACCCCGCCATTGGCCTGAATCGTCCCGGTATGGCTACTGCTGTTACTACTGAAGGCGATCAGGCCACCGGTGCCGCCTGTCCCTGCCACACCGTTGACAGTGGCATTTGCGTTCACCCCACTGCCTGTCGTGACATTGACTGTATTGGCAATGGCCCCGTTTCCGCCGTTGGCCTGCAAGTTACCCGTGTTGGTGATGGTATTCAAGGCCGTCAGGATAATGCTGCCGCCATTGCCGCCATTTCCTCCGTTTCCGTTGGCGTTAAAAACACCATCCACCGAATTGCCGCCATTGGCTTGAAGGGTGGCGTTGTTAATCACGTTACGTGCTGCCGACAGGATGATGGTTCCCCCATTTTTACCGAAGGCGCCATTGGCGAAAATACTGCCGCGTTGTGCGACGTCGCCTTCATTGTTGGCAACGGTCTGGCTGATGCGGCTGTTGATGGTGCTTTTTTCGCTGGCTGAAAATACGGGGCTGGCGTTAATATCACTGGCCACCGATAGGCTTTGTCCGCTGGCCACCAGTCTTACCGTCCCGCCCCGGAAATCGGCACTGTCTGGGGTGTTAAACAGGATGTTGGGCATGCTGGTATCGCCCCTTCCGGTACCTGCCGTGGGTGCCGTGGGTACCGGGTTGTTTGCCAGTTGCGGATTGTTTGCCATCACTGTGGCGTCTCCGTTATCTCCCTTGAGATCGGTACCGGCCAGGCCATTGGCCCGAATGATGGCCTGGGTGTTGACAGCACCGCCTTCAATGTTGATTACGTTGGTGTCAAATGTGCCCGCCACTTTTCCAGAGGTATCGATGATCGATCCGGCTTGCAAATCCACCACCCCGGGGCTGTTAATATTCACCGCGCCCCCATTCCCCCCAAAGCCTTGTGCTGTGATTTGGGCGTTGCTTCCCAATGTTAATGCG is a window of Vampirovibrio chlorellavorus DNA encoding:
- a CDS encoding phenylacetate--CoA ligase family protein, coding for MKASFKVQCWLKRLYRRGFRFQKYLQMLRHSQFHTPEQLRQYQNQALHKMVSHCYKNVPFYQDLFRSLRMLPGDIKTPADLRKLPFLDKKTVQENYDKLISKKHYNFLCNMGTTSGSTGMPGRFIRDYDAINFEHAIVWRHWQNSGDFGKRRISLRGEIIVPAAQTHPPFWHYNSANQELQMSSYHLSRDNSVHYIDKILEFQPRVLYCGPSMGYVLAKFFKYHQVDYRFDAIFTSSESLEADVRAYIETVFQSPIIDWYGQAERVVAIGENRVCRCYHIQEDYSIVEFLSTSEQNRYELVGTQLHNYVMPLLRYRTFDYVDSRSGLIPDVACQCGSHFRTVERILGRSYGYLLTPEGYHIAITAHIPVGVDNVIEAQFYQEKIGEVTLKVLTNGRFTEMDRERLVSNTLKHTSPFMKVNVVEVDDIPRGPNGKFINIINKMSLN
- a CDS encoding glycosyltransferase family 4 protein gives rise to the protein MYETGGLFDRVLYLASYRDGSAWKKILVYCVFLARFFKVLLTMPSIQVVHVHTASYFSFLRKSIVVLLSALFGKKVILHVHGAEFILFYQNGSRLLKFYIRSVLSKCHCLLALSYQWQRDLKRISPTADIRVVYNPTIVRSPSQEDRASDARSPVRFLFMGRIGRRKGVYDILDALQYIQARNFEIHMYGDGDLATVEALIQKNRLQRQVKLYGWIDGEAKDAAFRQADVLLLPSYNEGLPISVLEALSYGLPVLSTCVGGISEAVEQGVNGLLIEPGQCKVLAEHIERLSASATIRKRMGHSGYQLAKSRFDLPIIIEQLEALYREFTKFE
- a CDS encoding sugar transferase, with the translated sequence MSTETLRVPFKNIAEEARKTSTSDFHRTYEDPLSIAINYNVYDLKPCQWFIKRGIDYLGSGLGLLMILPLLLLVGLIIRMESQGPVIYKQKRVGVNGKEFEIYKFRSMHINAEKLLYQLLDSNEISNGMFKMQHDPRVTRVGKWLRKFSIDELPQLLNVLKGDMSLVGPRPPIKTELQHYKHWHYFRFATLPGLTGLWQVNGRSSIKEFDQVVELDCEYIRKWSLWLDFKLLLKTVPVVLFAKDTA
- a CDS encoding beta strand repeat-containing protein encodes the protein MTAAQNSVPRLQWVTRTILAGLTALSVPIAYGAPGDVNSINNGQEIQAGTYFNTPGSRTTFQNNNGSLRLGSGNLVRGLESNSNGVPTGNGGNLYFRSNVVRLDGNIDVSAVRNGTLYTGNGGSVVVDSNYLFQNGSIFANGANGGLIQFNVGALTLGSNAQITAQGFGGNGGAVNINSPGVVDLQAGSIIDTSGKVAGTFDTNVINIEGGAVNTQAIIRANGLAGTDLKGDNGDATVMANNPQLANNPVPTAPTAGTGRGDTSMPNILFNTPDSADFRGGTVRLVASGQSLSVASDINASPVFSASEKSTINSRISQTVANNEGDVAQRGSIFANGAFGKNGGTIILSAARNVINNATLQANGGNSVDGVFNANGNGGNGGNGGSIILTALNTITNTGNLQANGGNGAIANTVNVTTGSGVNANATVNGVAGTGGTGGLIAFSSNSSSHTGTIQANGGVGGGGGHANSFDIESSVGGTPTANATSNGGAGGQGGRGGLVVFSGNNNPTGTGSISANGGQGGRGGNAWADSKALSTTGNPIANATANAGAGGNGGAAGAVLTVNPGGFSNVSTRAGGLGNSGSASFRETTVLNNVSTVQTGSTPATAGSATTGNNVNLLTTRRNEYVRHAENGLLLTQNNGTGTLFTNLTDRLNDSAIRTVSNPGGSSGGNGAALANAEGASNLILASQASGLALNNNLTNSNTNPLFFTLNTHTILNNGNIQNNTLWTPGVHLVGEGFHDLTFSLGGGHISWLANGSITNNQITMTRGLRTGGSIHLAATQDITNNNDFITIGPNKALLSAFNTSGPKYDFSHSGSSIFKAGRDIVNANTGKIQSNEIFFDIHPPLRQNPPIDWPKFLNGAQIGAKIYLLANRNLTNNGRIQSDSLTYRNGQQGAQNPSLALGGTIIGRHATGTFSNNGLITANGNAFFSPNEADGPRFNTNTFPATTSFNGSIDIP